One Oenanthe melanoleuca isolate GR-GAL-2019-014 chromosome 3, OMel1.0, whole genome shotgun sequence DNA segment encodes these proteins:
- the KIAA0408 gene encoding uncharacterized protein KIAA0408 homolog, translating to MKGNIQGREKKSRAVFVVAQTLAMDLHELENTERNWNKEKMELLERFDNERKEWECQWKVMQKKIEELYQEVKLRRESNMTVHDSKAIQSKVLQLSMHSPTSQESDTVELNHQHSVANNRMEKGSLLGMTGHKWEEPRDESRNNILLMDNLAFENHEEPEDSLTIKTSEQNTKNYISDLNLALRELARVSEELCSYQEEIRKKSNHRRMKSLPFLREFEETQNTVILPEMNHVSSNESQTSVAFKTEEHNNRKNLMSSTRALKDISYGSLTGDIGTDLRPWQKKEAPPVPPRSTSRHLTNSLSAIVQLSEAPIRDPGIKSNCKAQDCWNGGSLRNPSPVNKNKSAVACANEGQAVKVPVMVTASIPVTKNECNVPTSFCHNTWAYDMGKLGKDNNNDPSPLSSQKSCSDGNMAQSNKMHQKHNTKSHSSPFYSNDFYAPATLHNDLLEDTRYILGKTQRNETLAAKIDEFNRAVFHTDKGNNAVQENQVPQTASEDHKPCAPLCDSATSRAETVNTPCVSNPKLSAAKEQETNNPSKAVRTAGQQKHTNGLPNTSGYRHMLHEHDWRPSNLSGRPRSADSRSNYGVVEKLLKTYEKSTATSPCNAKCCKDKWTQANSEFTNEGCETLSQYLERIQIEQGKQDFPRNSTRHIGQQLKQGKERQKLPEMCVPAKCPSEKGFSRPARPANRRLPSRWAPRSPSAPPAGRRAVHSSVSFRSETSVV from the exons GAAACATccagggaagagagaaaaaaagcagagctgtctTTGTTGTTGCACAGACTTTAGCCATGGACCTGCATGAACTGGAGAATACTGAGAGGAActggaacaaagaaaaaatggaattgcTGGAGAGATTTGACAATGAAAGGAAAGAATGGGAATGTCAATGGAAGgtcatgcagaagaaaatagaagag CTTTACCAGGAGGTAAAACTTAGAAGGGAGAGCAATATGACTGTCCATGATAGCAAGGCCATTCAGAGCAAGGTGCTGCAGCTGTCCATGCATTCCCCCACTTCTCAAGAGAGTGACACAGTGGAGCTGAACCATCAACACAGTGTGGCAAACAACAGAATGGAGAAAGGGAGTCTGCTGGGTATGACAGGACACAAATGGGAGGAGCCCAGAGACGAGAGCAGAAACAATATCCTGTTAATGGACAATCTGGCCTTTGAGAACCACGAGGAGCCTGAAGACAGCCTCACCATTAAAACTTCAGAGCAAAATACCAAGAATTATATTAGTGATCTCAATCTA gCTCTTAGAGAACTTGCCAGAGTCAGTGAAGAATTATGCAGCTATCAAGAGGAAATTCGAAAGAAGTCCAATCACAGAAG AATGAAGTCACTTCCTTTCCTGAGGGAATTTGAGGAAACCCAAAACACAGTTATTCTGCCTGAGATGAACCACGTGTCCAGCAATGAATCACAGACTTCAGTTGCTTTTAAAACAGAGGAACACAATAATAGGAAGAATCTGATGAGCTCCACCAGGGCTTTGAAGGACATTTCTTATGGTAGTCTTACTGGTGACATAGGAACAGATCTCAGACCTTGGCAAAAGAAAGAAGCTCCACCGGTTCCTCCACGGAGCACCTCTCGGCACCTAACAAACTCTCTTTCTGCGATTGTACAGCTTTCAGAGGCACCCATAAGAGATCCAGGCATCAAAAGTAATTGCAAGGCTCAGGATTGTTGGAATGGGGGCAGCCTGAGGAATCCTTCACctgtaaacaaaaataaatcagcagtAGCCTGTGCAAATGAAGGGCAGGCTGTGAAAGTCCCTGTGATGGTAACTGCTTCAATACCTGTGACCAAAAATGAGTGCAATGTTCCAACAAGTTTCTGCCACAACACGTGGGCATATGATATGGGCAAGCTTGGAAAAGACAATAACAATGATCCTTCCCCACTGTCAAGCCAAAAGAGTTGTTCAGATGGAAATATGGCCCAAAGCAACAAGATGCATCAGAAACACAACACCAAGTCTCACAGCAGCCCTTTTTATAGTAATGACTTTTATGCCCCTGCTACCTTGCACAATGATCTTTTGGAAGACACCAGGTATATTTTGGGAAAGACCCAAAGAAATGAAACACTAGCAGCAAAGATTGATGAGTTTAATCGGGCTGTGTTTCACACAGACAAAGGTAACAATGCTGTGCAGGAAAATCAGGTGCCTCAAACAGCATCAGAAGATCACAAACCCTGTGCTCCACTGTGTGACTCTGCTACTAGCAGGGCAGAAACTGTAAATACGCCTTGTGTTTCCAATCCCAAGCTCTCTGCAGCAAAGGAGCAAGAAACTAACAACCCCAGCAAAGCTGTCAGGACAGCAGGGCAACAAAAACACACGAATGGACTTCCAAATACTAGTGGGTATAGGCACATGCTCCACGAGCATGACTGGAGACCAAGTAACTTATCTGGGCGCCCGCGTTCAGCTGACTCAAGGTCAAACTATGGTGTTGttgaaaagcttttgaaaaccTATGAAAAATCAACAGCAACTTCTCCCTGTAATGCAAAATGCTGCAAAGATAAGTGGACACAGGCAAATTCTGAATTCACCAATGAGGGTTGCGAGACACTGAGTCAGTATTTAGAAAGGATCCAGATTGAGCAAGGAAAGCAAGACTTTCCAAGGAATTCAACCAGGCATATTGGGCAGCAACTCaagcaaggaaaagagagaCAGAAGTTACCAGAG ATGTGTGTGCCAGCTAAATGTCCAAGTGAGAAGGGCTTCTCCCGTCCCGCTCGGCCGGCAAATCGACGCCTTCCTTCCAGATGGGCTCCCAGGTCCCCGTCAGCACCGCCCGCTGGGAGAAGAGCAGTGCACAGCTCCGTCTCCTTTCGGTCAGAGACCTCAGTGGTCTGA